In Candidatus Deferrimicrobiaceae bacterium, one genomic interval encodes:
- a CDS encoding acylphosphatase, protein MKTVTQARVVVSGRVQGVFFRASTRDVASRCGVCGYVRNLPGRQVEAVLQGERSAVEKVIAFLREGPPGAVVTDIAVDWRDPVEPYEGFHVRY, encoded by the coding sequence ATGAAGACGGTGACGCAGGCCCGTGTGGTCGTGTCGGGACGCGTCCAGGGGGTGTTCTTCCGCGCATCGACGCGAGACGTGGCGTCGCGGTGCGGCGTATGCGGCTACGTCCGCAACCTCCCGGGACGGCAGGTCGAAGCGGTCCTTCAGGGGGAACGGTCTGCGGTGGAAAAGGTCATCGCGTTCCTGCGCGAGGGACCGCCGGGCGCGGTCGTCACGGACATCGCCGTGGACTGGCGCGACCCCGTCGAACCGTACGAAGGGTTCCATGTCCGTTACTGA
- the amrS gene encoding AmmeMemoRadiSam system radical SAM enzyme: protein MSVTDLHPAVHWRPEGGAVRCGLCPHRCLIPEQERGLCKVRENRGGRLFALTYGKVSAVQFDPVEKKPLYHFHPGRPILSIGSVGCNFHCGFCQNYHLVECSVPLSPMPIPDLVRAARREGAVGISYTYNEPLIGFEFVMDCAREFRRAGMANVLVTNGYVLPEPLAELLPLVDAMNIDLKSMDPEFYRKICGGTLAPVLDTIRESAKSTHVEITTLLVTGENDSEESIRAVVDFVAGVDPEIPLHFSRYTPMYRFTAPSTPPARLAAAHRIAREKLPYVYVGNYPLEGAENTVCPSCGAVVVRRHGYRTDRFGLAGNRCVSCSAVLRFVV from the coding sequence ATGTCCGTTACTGACCTCCACCCTGCCGTCCACTGGCGGCCTGAGGGCGGCGCCGTGCGATGCGGGCTGTGCCCGCACCGCTGCCTCATCCCCGAACAAGAACGGGGACTCTGCAAGGTGCGCGAAAACCGCGGGGGGCGGCTTTTCGCCCTCACCTACGGCAAGGTGTCCGCCGTCCAGTTCGACCCGGTGGAGAAGAAGCCGCTCTACCACTTCCACCCGGGCAGGCCGATCCTGTCGATCGGGTCGGTCGGGTGCAACTTCCATTGCGGGTTCTGCCAGAATTACCACCTGGTGGAATGCTCGGTGCCCCTGTCCCCCATGCCCATTCCCGACCTTGTCCGGGCGGCGCGGAGGGAGGGGGCGGTGGGGATCTCCTACACCTACAACGAGCCGTTGATCGGGTTCGAGTTTGTCATGGACTGCGCCCGGGAGTTCCGCAGGGCCGGAATGGCCAACGTTTTGGTCACCAACGGGTACGTCCTGCCGGAGCCGCTTGCCGAGCTCCTCCCCCTCGTGGACGCAATGAACATCGACCTGAAGTCGATGGACCCGGAGTTCTACCGGAAGATCTGCGGGGGGACGCTCGCGCCCGTGCTCGACACCATCCGGGAAAGCGCGAAATCCACGCACGTGGAGATCACGACCCTCCTCGTCACCGGGGAGAACGACTCGGAGGAGTCGATCCGCGCCGTCGTGGACTTCGTTGCCGGGGTCGACCCGGAAATCCCCCTGCACTTTTCCCGGTACACGCCCATGTACCGCTTCACCGCCCCCTCCACGCCTCCCGCCCGGCTCGCCGCGGCCCACCGGATCGCCCGGGAAAAACTTCCGTACGTCTACGTGGGAAACTACCCCTTGGAAGGGGCGGAGAACACGGTCTGTCCGTCCTGCGGAGCGGTCGTCGTCCGGAGGCACGGGTACCGCACCGACCGTTTCGGTCTCGCGGGGAACCGTTGCGTTTCCTGCTCCGCGGTGCTCCGTTTCGTGGTATAA
- a CDS encoding sigma-54 dependent transcriptional regulator, producing MKIPSHRKILVVDDELQVLTFLDDLFRTEGWEVQTADSGASGIDKLEQGRFDIVLTDLKMPGPDGIEVLRTSKKLQADAEVIMMTGYGTVDTAIEAMRAGAFHYLAKPFQAEEVLHLVDKAYVQRQLKRENLFLKSESRSGHLLHSVVGTSAPIQEVVAAVQRLSDTDTPVLLVGEQGTGRSFFARILHFHSSRSAGLFVPVHCAGVDEGLLEGDLFGYATGAHEEAALPRPGKLAIANHGTIFLSEVGEAGQRVLDRIATLLTDRTITQVGGTQEVELDLRVIASSSSDLETLFDRKKVPEKIRDLFAPGTIRLPALRERSEDIPLLLHHFLFEENRERKKPLRGFSPTAVAALAAYSWPGNVRELMALVKTLSARKKQGTVVDAADLPPEILYGRRGRKAVEETRAASEETEIRTTLQDLDKLMVLQALALSEWDKKLAAELLNIDVPALEELMRRNKIEP from the coding sequence TTGAAGATTCCTTCGCACCGGAAAATCCTGGTCGTGGACGACGAGCTGCAGGTCCTCACCTTCCTCGACGATCTCTTCCGGACGGAAGGGTGGGAGGTGCAGACGGCCGATTCCGGGGCCTCCGGGATCGACAAGCTCGAGCAGGGCCGTTTTGACATCGTCCTCACCGACCTGAAGATGCCCGGCCCCGACGGGATCGAGGTGCTCCGCACGTCCAAAAAACTCCAGGCGGACGCCGAAGTCATCATGATGACCGGCTACGGCACCGTCGATACCGCCATCGAGGCGATGCGGGCAGGTGCGTTCCATTACCTCGCGAAGCCCTTTCAGGCGGAAGAGGTCCTCCACCTCGTCGACAAGGCGTACGTCCAGCGGCAGCTGAAGAGGGAAAATCTTTTCCTCAAGTCGGAATCTCGCAGCGGCCACCTGCTCCACTCCGTCGTCGGAACGAGCGCACCCATCCAGGAAGTCGTCGCCGCGGTCCAGCGGCTCTCCGACACGGACACCCCCGTGTTGCTGGTCGGGGAGCAGGGAACAGGACGCTCCTTCTTCGCCCGGATCTTGCATTTCCACAGCTCGCGTTCCGCGGGACTCTTCGTCCCCGTGCACTGCGCGGGGGTCGACGAGGGGCTGCTGGAGGGGGATCTCTTCGGGTACGCGACGGGCGCCCACGAGGAGGCCGCGCTCCCCCGGCCGGGAAAACTCGCGATTGCGAACCACGGGACCATCTTCCTTTCCGAAGTCGGGGAGGCGGGGCAAAGGGTGCTGGACCGCATCGCCACCCTTCTCACCGACCGCACGATCACGCAAGTCGGAGGCACCCAGGAGGTCGAACTCGACCTCCGGGTGATCGCGTCCTCGTCGTCGGATCTCGAAACGCTTTTCGACAGGAAAAAGGTGCCGGAGAAGATTCGCGACCTGTTCGCCCCGGGGACGATCCGCCTTCCGGCGCTCCGCGAGCGGTCGGAGGATATCCCCCTCCTCCTGCACCATTTTCTTTTCGAGGAAAACCGGGAGCGGAAGAAACCGCTGCGGGGATTCAGCCCGACGGCCGTCGCGGCTCTCGCCGCCTATTCCTGGCCCGGGAACGTCCGGGAGCTCATGGCCCTCGTGAAGACCCTCTCCGCGCGGAAGAAACAGGGTACGGTGGTGGACGCGGCGGACCTGCCCCCCGAAATCCTCTATGGACGGAGAGGAAGGAAGGCGGTGGAGGAGACCAGGGCCGCCTCGGAGGAAACCGAAATCCGCACCACGCTCCAGGATCTCGATAAACTGATGGTTCTCCAGGCGCTGGCGCTCTCCGAGTGGGACAAAAAACTGGCC